A window of the Tropheryma whipplei str. Twist genome harbors these coding sequences:
- a CDS encoding F0F1 ATP synthase subunit delta, producing the protein MPGSSSRSSLAHLRNRLSECSDLQSLYEVAVLLAISRRLRSSLVSRSLSCVSKQKLIAELTGKDPDAFICMAVSLRWSEPIDLLYAFEEMFIRASCTRRFADCRDFLDELFWVSSIVDSHKILDKTLSARFLPAYSKKQLISGVFAGAHEGTLAVLEYFACYMQKKRAFRECVFFAEKIVADELGAQIADVTTERPLSREQRDELVDVLSRRFKRRIILREVINEKVFGGVRVQVNHSVIDDTVAVHLNNLALSFGALETFS; encoded by the coding sequence ATGCCGGGTAGCTCGTCCAGGTCATCTCTCGCGCATTTGCGCAATCGACTCAGTGAGTGCAGCGATTTACAGAGCTTATATGAAGTGGCAGTTCTATTGGCGATTTCTCGGCGCCTTCGCTCATCTCTTGTATCCCGATCTCTTAGTTGTGTCTCAAAACAAAAGCTTATTGCGGAACTTACTGGAAAGGATCCGGATGCCTTTATCTGTATGGCAGTTAGCCTTCGCTGGTCGGAGCCAATTGATCTTCTGTATGCCTTTGAGGAGATGTTTATAAGAGCGTCTTGCACGCGTCGATTTGCAGATTGTCGGGATTTTTTAGATGAGCTTTTCTGGGTGTCAAGCATTGTTGATTCGCATAAGATTCTTGATAAGACTCTAAGCGCGCGTTTTCTGCCCGCATATTCGAAGAAACAATTGATTTCCGGCGTGTTTGCCGGAGCTCACGAAGGCACTTTGGCTGTTCTTGAATATTTTGCATGCTATATGCAAAAGAAAAGAGCGTTTCGTGAATGTGTTTTTTTTGCAGAGAAAATAGTTGCTGATGAGCTTGGTGCACAAATAGCAGATGTAACAACCGAAAGGCCATTATCGCGGGAGCAGAGGGATGAGTTAGTTGATGTGCTTTCTAGGCGTTTCAAAAGAAGAATTATTTTGCGCGAGGTTATTAATGAAAAAGTCTTCGGAGGTGTCAGGGTTCAGGTGAATCATTCAGTGATAGATGATACTGTCGCTGTTCATCTGAATAACTTGGCTCTTTCTTTTGGTGCACTTGAAACTTTTAGCTGA
- a CDS encoding F0F1 ATP synthase subunit B, with product MKFAQPHNPLLPSVPDIVFSAIVLAIVLPFFWWFVIPRISKLLSDRSSLIEGKISEAASAHARALETLELRKQQLDEAKSEASQIRQEARDDAQLILQQARETADETAERVMLHAREQIQAEKAAALLSLRSEIATLALAAAGKAVSEKLDDDKKSRELVSASIAKMAEDAG from the coding sequence ATGAAGTTTGCACAACCCCACAATCCGCTGCTGCCTAGTGTTCCGGATATTGTATTCTCGGCCATTGTTCTGGCTATTGTTTTACCATTTTTTTGGTGGTTTGTTATTCCGAGAATTAGTAAGCTTCTGAGTGATCGATCCTCCCTGATAGAGGGAAAGATTTCGGAGGCTGCCTCTGCGCATGCCCGCGCGCTCGAGACCCTTGAGCTCAGAAAACAGCAGCTAGATGAGGCAAAATCCGAGGCTTCGCAAATTAGGCAAGAGGCGCGGGATGATGCCCAGCTGATACTACAACAAGCCCGAGAGACAGCCGATGAAACAGCTGAGCGTGTCATGCTTCACGCGAGGGAGCAAATTCAAGCCGAGAAGGCTGCAGCTCTTCTTTCTTTGCGTTCGGAGATTGCAACCTTGGCTCTCGCCGCAGCAGGTAAGGCTGTTTCCGAGAAACTTGATGACGATAAAAAGTCTCGTGAATTGGTTAGTGCATCTATCGCAAAGATGGCTGAAGATGCCGGGTAG
- the atpE gene encoding ATP synthase F0 subunit C yields the protein MGSVLAEVAGSLASIGYGLAAIGSAIGVGIVVGKTVESVARQPELAKRLTVLMYVGVAFTEALALIGIGTYFLFR from the coding sequence ATGGGTAGTGTTCTTGCTGAAGTAGCTGGCAGTCTTGCATCTATTGGCTATGGACTTGCTGCAATTGGTTCCGCAATTGGGGTAGGTATTGTTGTTGGTAAAACGGTTGAATCTGTTGCAAGACAACCAGAATTGGCCAAACGGCTCACCGTTTTGATGTATGTTGGTGTTGCATTTACTGAGGCTTTGGCTCTAATAGGTATTGGGACTTACTTTCTGTTCAGGTAG
- the atpB gene encoding F0F1 ATP synthase subunit A, translating to MSIVFSGGGLLLSDSCQAGEFCGPSVEEFAPSALLFHGTFLEVNRIILIRFLAVGLIIAFFWLSLRRPKPVPGKFQSLIELCLEFVRKNIAEDILGKDAHRFLPLLTGIFFLTLSMNIMGIIPGLNIAGTSVIGLPLVMALVASVSFVYAGFKRHGFRYMSMTLFPAGVPRPLYILVAPIEFLSVFILRPITLTLRLTMNMMAGHLLLVLCFLATDFLFFTVGGAFAVLGIGTLLIGLAFTLFEIAVCFLQAYIFTLLTGVYIELSLADEH from the coding sequence GTGTCTATTGTGTTTTCAGGGGGTGGTTTGCTTCTTTCTGATTCGTGTCAGGCAGGAGAGTTTTGTGGACCCTCTGTTGAGGAGTTTGCACCCTCTGCTCTTTTGTTTCACGGGACTTTTCTAGAGGTGAATCGGATTATTCTTATTCGGTTTCTGGCTGTTGGTTTAATAATCGCTTTTTTTTGGCTCTCCCTCCGTAGGCCTAAGCCGGTTCCGGGAAAATTTCAGTCTCTTATTGAATTGTGTTTGGAATTTGTCCGTAAGAACATAGCTGAGGACATCCTTGGCAAAGATGCCCATCGATTTCTTCCTCTCTTGACCGGCATTTTCTTCCTCACTTTGTCTATGAACATAATGGGCATTATTCCTGGGCTCAATATTGCTGGCACATCTGTTATTGGGCTCCCTCTGGTAATGGCCCTTGTTGCCTCTGTTTCATTTGTTTATGCGGGTTTTAAAAGGCACGGTTTCCGTTATATGTCTATGACGCTTTTCCCCGCCGGTGTCCCACGCCCGCTGTATATTCTCGTTGCCCCAATAGAGTTCCTTTCTGTGTTTATCTTGAGGCCGATAACCTTGACCCTGAGGTTAACTATGAATATGATGGCCGGCCATCTTCTTTTGGTTCTTTGCTTCCTCGCAACTGATTTTTTGTTCTTCACCGTTGGTGGGGCTTTCGCGGTTTTAGGTATTGGCACTTTATTGATCGGGCTTGCTTTTACCCTTTTTGAAATTGCAGTTTGCTTTTTACAGGCTTATATATTCACCCTTTTAACGGGGGTTTATATAGAGCTTTCACTTGCTGATGAGCATTGA